The Pseudomonas extremaustralis genome contains a region encoding:
- a CDS encoding KilA-N domain-containing protein, producing the protein MNNVIPFHYKGQSVRFNSEGWINATDVAKRFGKRPVDWLKQGETKEYLNALAEALTCDAGSLVETSKARSDRGGGTWFHPKLAVAFARWLDLKFAVWCDLHIDALLRGELSEKQAFDQACKQLEDGRQLASLHGKGLANWKCKKPALEHRVDEMRDRLQMVLGLDAA; encoded by the coding sequence ATGAACAATGTGATTCCGTTTCACTACAAGGGCCAGTCGGTTCGCTTCAATAGCGAGGGCTGGATTAACGCTACGGATGTGGCCAAGCGATTTGGCAAACGGCCGGTTGACTGGCTGAAGCAGGGCGAGACAAAGGAATACCTCAATGCGCTTGCCGAGGCGCTTACATGTGACGCTGGATCACTTGTAGAAACGAGCAAGGCGCGCTCGGATCGCGGTGGCGGCACATGGTTTCACCCGAAGCTGGCAGTGGCCTTTGCTCGATGGCTCGATCTGAAGTTTGCCGTCTGGTGCGACCTGCATATTGATGCTCTGCTGCGCGGCGAGTTGAGCGAGAAGCAGGCTTTCGATCAGGCCTGCAAGCAGCTTGAGGACGGCCGTCAATTGGCCAGCCTGCACGGAAAGGGCCTTGCGAACTGGAAGTGCAAGAAGCCCGCACTGGAGCATCGCGTAGACGAGATGCGTGACCGCTTGCAGATGGTCCTCGGCCTCGACGCCGCGTAA
- a CDS encoding baseplate hub protein yields the protein MSYADIRLYNLNKVSGIANGARIILRAGYTDNIDAIFTGTVTNVLREREPGSPEIITRLICKSGFAVVDRGSAQTCLGPGARVEEVIRDLARQWPIPVDMDDKQFADDQPMIRGCTIDGDIPKAMDNLAYDYDFKWLQHMGRMYVTKPEMKRNSTAIKINQFTGMIGIPEIGLGPSGLGISVSAQLNPSIMINGVIDLTSEFATYNTGNLYVSEVQPEAKPVGEYNVFALRYEGDSHSDTWKVDIDGIRWGTKPDTRSVSTPENGKLIWGASFKENNEPYEPFKAKVIAIAKGLAVDPNWLMAVMAYETGKHKFSPEAQNPKSSATGLIQFLEDTAKKLGTTTKQLSRMTAVQQLDYVKKYYEKAASKPIRNLGDAYLAVLWPAAIGFPDTYVMWERDSGPYRREYKANSHLDKGNKGFITRGDAVSVVNESYSAGGKRSR from the coding sequence GTGTCGTATGCCGACATTCGCCTTTACAACCTGAACAAGGTGTCGGGGATTGCGAACGGCGCCAGAATCATCCTGAGGGCTGGCTACACTGACAATATCGACGCGATCTTCACTGGCACTGTGACCAACGTATTGCGTGAGCGCGAGCCGGGATCGCCGGAAATCATCACTAGGCTAATCTGCAAATCAGGGTTCGCCGTGGTGGATCGAGGATCGGCGCAAACTTGCCTAGGCCCTGGCGCCAGAGTCGAAGAAGTTATCCGGGATCTGGCCAGGCAGTGGCCCATTCCAGTAGATATGGATGACAAGCAGTTCGCCGATGACCAGCCTATGATTCGTGGGTGCACGATTGATGGCGACATCCCAAAGGCAATGGATAACCTGGCTTACGATTATGACTTCAAATGGCTCCAACACATGGGGCGCATGTACGTCACTAAGCCTGAGATGAAGCGGAATTCAACCGCTATCAAGATCAACCAATTCACCGGAATGATCGGGATCCCAGAGATAGGTCTAGGGCCGAGCGGTCTTGGGATATCCGTCTCTGCGCAGCTAAACCCTTCGATCATGATCAACGGCGTCATCGACCTGACAAGTGAGTTCGCCACATACAACACGGGTAATCTGTACGTGTCCGAGGTTCAGCCTGAGGCGAAGCCTGTAGGCGAGTACAACGTGTTTGCCCTGAGATACGAGGGCGACTCGCACAGTGACACATGGAAGGTTGACATCGACGGTATCCGCTGGGGAACGAAGCCAGACACAAGGTCGGTGTCCACGCCAGAGAATGGCAAGCTGATCTGGGGGGCGTCCTTTAAAGAGAACAATGAGCCTTACGAGCCGTTCAAGGCTAAGGTGATCGCTATCGCGAAGGGGCTGGCTGTTGACCCTAACTGGCTAATGGCGGTTATGGCTTATGAGACCGGGAAGCACAAATTCAGCCCTGAAGCTCAGAACCCCAAGAGCAGCGCCACCGGCCTGATTCAGTTTCTTGAAGACACCGCTAAAAAGCTTGGGACAACCACGAAGCAGCTTTCACGCATGACCGCCGTGCAGCAACTTGACTACGTAAAGAAATATTACGAAAAGGCAGCATCGAAGCCTATCCGCAACCTGGGAGATGCTTATTTGGCAGTCTTGTGGCCTGCGGCAATTGGATTCCCAGACACCTACGTGATGTGGGAGAGAGACTCCGGCCCATATCGGCGCGAGTACAAAGCAAACAGCCACCTGGACAAGGGAAACAAAGGCTTCATCACGAGGGGCGACGCGGTGTCTGTAGTGAACGAGTCTTACAGTGCTGGCGGCAAGCGATCTAGGTAG
- a CDS encoding phage tail assembly chaperone: MNGYAVKNDGQGWRAVDSETDIFEWETFSVNQPDPYVLPIETLERSWRDAVIESVKWVRERHRDEIDIGGKTTITGDMFSELLTFIQELRDWPKSSEFPLEAGRPKPPAWLCSKQNTLALSR; the protein is encoded by the coding sequence ATGAATGGCTATGCCGTTAAGAATGACGGCCAGGGATGGCGTGCGGTGGATTCAGAAACCGATATCTTCGAGTGGGAGACATTCTCTGTAAATCAACCGGACCCCTACGTCTTGCCGATCGAGACGCTGGAAAGATCATGGAGGGATGCGGTAATAGAGTCAGTTAAATGGGTTCGCGAAAGACATCGTGACGAAATTGATATTGGGGGCAAAACAACTATTACGGGAGATATGTTTTCTGAGTTACTTACTTTTATCCAGGAGCTAAGAGACTGGCCGAAATCTAGCGAATTTCCCTTGGAAGCTGGCAGGCCAAAGCCGCCAGCATGGCTTTGCTCTAAGCAAAACACTCTAGCTCTATCGAGGTGA
- a CDS encoding Gp138 family membrane-puncturing spike protein, producing the protein MIETEGRARNEKLIRNAFGELMKDVCTSIPGHVLTFDPLTQRAQVQIGILRVDVNDATFALKPIVEVPVYFPGGDYCVEYQIDPGCEGDILFSQRCIDGWVQSGGVATNPRGRFHSMQDAMFLPGFRSQPNALTDFQNNGVRMRNKAGSQFVWLKNDNSISMDNGVARFNVLADGTTLMQNGAGSFQLLADGSFLINGLKITPDGNVITAAGINLNTHRHSGVTPGSGTSGVPVI; encoded by the coding sequence ATGATCGAGACAGAAGGGCGGGCGCGTAATGAGAAGCTGATTCGGAATGCGTTCGGCGAACTGATGAAGGATGTATGCACCTCAATCCCCGGGCACGTGCTGACGTTCGATCCTTTGACCCAGCGCGCTCAGGTGCAGATTGGAATCCTCAGGGTTGATGTCAACGATGCCACCTTCGCACTAAAGCCTATTGTCGAGGTTCCCGTCTATTTCCCAGGTGGCGACTACTGCGTTGAGTATCAGATCGACCCTGGGTGCGAAGGAGACATCCTGTTCTCCCAGCGCTGCATTGACGGCTGGGTTCAGAGTGGCGGAGTGGCCACCAACCCAAGAGGCCGCTTCCACAGCATGCAGGACGCCATGTTCCTGCCTGGGTTCCGGTCTCAACCAAATGCGCTGACGGACTTCCAGAACAACGGCGTGCGCATGCGCAACAAGGCCGGTAGCCAGTTCGTCTGGCTGAAGAACGACAACAGCATCTCCATGGATAACGGAGTGGCCAGGTTCAACGTACTGGCCGACGGCACAACCCTGATGCAGAACGGCGCGGGCAGCTTTCAGCTACTGGCCGATGGGTCGTTCCTGATTAACGGGCTGAAGATCACGCCGGACGGCAACGTCATCACCGCCGCCGGCATCAACCTCAATACGCACCGCCATAGCGGTGTAACCCCGGGCTCCGGGACAAGCGGAGTTCCAGTTATATGA
- a CDS encoding DUF2612 domain-containing protein: protein MNIPERIYAQYRDKPKAVAWYAIAKRLGGSLEDAAEAVRKSYDIDNVFGEQLNVIGRIVVAPRSFVGAFPMSPGLFDLTDGDEFGDDGAMFSALTIDQDGQLSDDLYRLVIKAKIVKNNGDATIENILDGMNFLLPNAQVLRVTDSEDMSFSIEFYGQITDLERFALLNAGLVPKPQAVGFNGFLEGFGMFEFGDMDAEFGDEDAEFAGYIGA from the coding sequence ATGAATATCCCAGAACGAATTTACGCGCAGTACCGCGATAAGCCTAAGGCTGTGGCCTGGTATGCGATTGCCAAAAGGCTAGGCGGTAGCCTAGAGGATGCCGCCGAAGCTGTTCGCAAGAGCTATGACATAGATAACGTATTCGGCGAACAACTGAACGTTATCGGTCGGATCGTCGTTGCACCGCGCAGCTTCGTTGGCGCATTTCCAATGAGCCCAGGGCTATTTGATCTCACTGACGGCGATGAGTTTGGCGACGATGGCGCGATGTTTAGCGCCCTGACTATCGATCAGGACGGGCAGCTATCGGATGACCTTTACCGCCTGGTCATTAAAGCCAAGATCGTCAAGAACAACGGCGATGCGACGATTGAGAACATCCTCGACGGTATGAATTTCCTTCTACCGAACGCTCAGGTTCTGCGCGTGACGGACAGTGAGGACATGTCGTTCAGCATCGAGTTCTACGGGCAGATAACCGATCTTGAGCGCTTTGCCCTGCTCAATGCAGGGCTTGTACCAAAGCCGCAAGCAGTTGGATTTAACGGATTCCTTGAAGGGTTTGGAATGTTCGAGTTCGGCGATATGGATGCCGAGTTCGGTGACGAAGACGCAGAATTTGCAGGATATATAGGGGCTTAG
- a CDS encoding phage baseplate plug family protein, giving the protein MLTIPLAAGVDNAHQRFSVQLGDNLISFEIDFISYLDAPAWSMNIVRGGIRLAAGVMLEPGSDIIQSYRTGIGQMVFTGKDVTLDNLGVDNSLVWIPPVVEI; this is encoded by the coding sequence ATGCTCACAATCCCTTTAGCGGCTGGCGTAGATAACGCCCACCAGCGATTCAGTGTTCAGCTCGGCGACAACCTTATCTCCTTTGAAATCGACTTCATTTCGTACCTGGATGCGCCAGCGTGGTCCATGAATATTGTGCGCGGCGGAATCAGGCTCGCGGCTGGCGTGATGCTGGAGCCCGGCAGCGACATCATTCAAAGCTACCGCACTGGCATTGGGCAGATGGTGTTCACTGGCAAAGACGTGACCCTGGACAACCTTGGCGTCGATAACTCCCTTGTCTGGATACCTCCAGTGGTGGAAATATGA
- a CDS encoding phage baseplate protein — MSIVNIFTRQAPTLASYSFDAVLEDTFESSVTITTFPIESGVRVADHRIFNPFKWTMTGAISNNPVKTQLTDFLGGALSNLTDNPFIAGVAGLSAGFLAGSDETRASSTLGLLVELMSKKEPFDVDIGEVILRNMAITRLSRTKEPRNEGGLEFVAELQEVIQLDRLAAGNDRWPHQLRAGDPSQSALTRVVNKGQLIAKEATASVTNAVNGILDGIA; from the coding sequence ATGAGCATCGTCAACATATTCACGCGCCAAGCGCCGACTCTCGCTAGCTACTCGTTCGACGCCGTGCTGGAAGATACATTTGAGTCCAGCGTTACTATTACGACGTTCCCGATTGAGAGCGGCGTAAGAGTCGCCGACCACAGAATCTTCAATCCATTCAAGTGGACGATGACAGGCGCGATCAGTAACAACCCGGTCAAGACGCAACTGACGGACTTCCTCGGCGGAGCGCTCTCCAATCTCACCGACAACCCATTTATAGCCGGGGTTGCTGGGCTTTCGGCTGGATTTCTCGCCGGCAGCGACGAGACGAGGGCGAGCTCCACGCTGGGGCTCCTTGTCGAGCTGATGAGCAAGAAAGAGCCGTTCGATGTTGATATTGGTGAGGTCATTCTCAGAAATATGGCGATCACTCGCCTATCGCGAACCAAGGAGCCGCGCAACGAGGGTGGCCTGGAGTTCGTTGCGGAATTGCAGGAGGTTATTCAGCTGGATCGGCTCGCTGCTGGCAATGACCGCTGGCCTCACCAGCTAAGAGCTGGAGACCCTTCGCAGAGCGCCCTTACAAGAGTCGTAAACAAGGGGCAGCTAATCGCCAAGGAGGCAACAGCAAGCGTGACAAATGCCGTTAACGGAATTCTTGATGGAATAGCCTGA
- a CDS encoding baseplate J/gp47 family protein codes for MASLTSTGYVLQTQNDWFAQERQFYLDIDPLWNLDASTPDGLKMAHDAEIFYALDETLQQAYNSKDPNKAKGADLDIVCSLTGTIRSNGSASSVQLTFAATPGTPIPKGNRFESVTTGSRWTTDQAVTADSLGAATVNATCTVVGPTQADHDTITRIVDVVAGLSGVTNADPATPGTDAQTNEQLRVTRATAVGRPGNNQIDSTYGELYAVPGVRRVKIYENDTDSAAVSVDNPHGLPRKSYAVIVDGGTNEDIAMAIYLKKNPGPLLYQAGTPFEVEVTSPKYPTNKKVIRASRPIYVDMLPVIHVVNDGTLPANADQLIKEAMMEYAAGDLIPADVGFKISGFDIGETVPFSTIFTPVNKVIGAYGNSYVDLPSSSLNGVQANAVIAYNQMSRWTESNITVVIT; via the coding sequence ATGGCTAGCCTGACTTCGACCGGCTACGTGCTACAGACGCAAAACGACTGGTTTGCCCAGGAGCGGCAGTTCTACCTGGATATTGACCCGCTGTGGAACTTGGACGCTTCGACCCCGGACGGGTTGAAGATGGCGCATGACGCCGAGATCTTCTACGCCCTGGATGAGACGCTGCAGCAGGCCTACAACTCTAAAGACCCAAACAAGGCCAAGGGCGCAGACTTGGATATCGTCTGTTCGCTTACTGGCACCATTCGCTCCAATGGTTCGGCCTCCAGCGTACAGCTCACGTTTGCCGCGACACCAGGAACCCCTATTCCCAAGGGAAACCGTTTCGAGTCCGTCACTACCGGAAGCCGCTGGACGACCGATCAAGCCGTAACGGCGGATTCGCTTGGCGCGGCCACTGTCAACGCGACGTGCACCGTCGTCGGGCCAACCCAGGCCGATCACGACACCATAACCCGCATCGTTGACGTTGTGGCCGGGCTGTCTGGTGTAACAAACGCAGATCCAGCAACGCCTGGAACAGACGCCCAAACCAACGAGCAACTGCGTGTAACCCGGGCGACGGCAGTGGGGCGCCCCGGCAACAACCAGATCGACTCCACTTACGGCGAGCTGTACGCAGTTCCCGGCGTGCGCCGCGTCAAGATCTACGAGAACGATACCGATAGCGCTGCCGTATCAGTCGACAACCCTCACGGCCTACCAAGGAAATCGTATGCGGTGATCGTCGACGGCGGCACCAATGAAGATATCGCCATGGCGATCTATCTGAAGAAGAACCCTGGTCCTCTCCTATATCAGGCCGGTACGCCTTTCGAGGTTGAGGTGACGTCGCCGAAATACCCTACCAACAAAAAGGTGATCCGCGCCAGCCGGCCAATCTACGTGGACATGCTCCCGGTCATTCATGTCGTAAACGATGGAACGCTGCCAGCCAACGCCGACCAACTTATCAAGGAGGCGATGATGGAGTATGCGGCCGGCGATCTGATCCCGGCAGACGTGGGCTTCAAGATCAGCGGGTTTGATATTGGCGAGACTGTGCCGTTCAGTACGATCTTCACGCCGGTCAACAAGGTAATCGGGGCATACGGCAACAGCTACGTTGACTTGCCTTCGTCAAGCCTCAATGGCGTCCAGGCGAACGCAGTCATCGCCTACAACCAGATGTCTCGGTGGACGGAGAGCAACATCACCGTAGTGATCACCTAA